Proteins co-encoded in one Bacillus infantis NRRL B-14911 genomic window:
- a CDS encoding SDR family NAD(P)-dependent oxidoreductase, with protein sequence MKTALVLGAAGGMGYSLTEALLNKGFHVIAASRSLENLEKLRRIPGIPPDIIACDAMDRAQVKKAVSQADLIFHSINIPYQEWGSLSTIMTNILEECRIQNKPFIYTDNIYAYGRQASPVNESAVKNPHTKKGRIRLELLEQIRKSGTRYIIAHFPDFYGPDTSNTLLDYTFRQAMAKNKAGFLGKTDLEREFIFIKDAAEALAELALHEEAYGEDWNIPGSGTITGKEIEAVLAGYFGRPIKLWPISRWMIQSIGLFDPFMREYAEMMYLNETPVILDGSKYERLIAPIPRTPYSEGITAALRQLESQPAAR encoded by the coding sequence ATGAAAACTGCATTAGTATTAGGCGCTGCCGGCGGAATGGGCTATTCCCTCACGGAAGCGCTGCTTAATAAGGGCTTTCATGTCATTGCTGCTTCAAGATCGCTCGAAAATCTGGAAAAACTGCGCAGAATTCCGGGGATACCGCCTGATATCATCGCATGCGATGCCATGGACAGGGCTCAGGTAAAGAAGGCCGTTTCCCAGGCAGACCTTATTTTTCACAGCATCAATATCCCTTATCAGGAATGGGGCAGCCTATCTACCATCATGACCAACATCCTCGAAGAATGCCGCATCCAGAACAAGCCTTTCATCTACACAGATAATATCTATGCTTACGGCAGGCAAGCATCCCCTGTCAATGAAAGTGCGGTTAAGAACCCGCATACGAAAAAAGGCAGAATCCGCCTGGAGCTGCTTGAACAGATCCGGAAGTCAGGCACCCGCTACATCATCGCCCATTTCCCTGATTTCTATGGACCTGACACAAGTAACACCCTGCTTGACTATACGTTTAGGCAGGCCATGGCCAAGAACAAGGCAGGCTTTCTCGGCAAAACTGATCTGGAACGGGAATTCATTTTTATTAAAGATGCCGCCGAAGCACTGGCAGAGCTTGCGCTGCATGAGGAGGCATACGGTGAGGACTGGAATATTCCCGGATCCGGCACCATCACCGGCAAGGAGATTGAAGCAGTCCTGGCCGGGTACTTCGGAAGGCCAATCAAGCTGTGGCCCATCTCACGCTGGATGATCCAGTCCATTGGCCTCTTTGATCCCTTCATGAGGGAATACGCCGAAATGATGTATCTGAACGAAACGCCCGTTATTCTGGATGGCTCCAAATATGAACGCCTGATTGCTCCTATTCCAAGGACTCCTTATAGCGAGGGGATAACCGCGGCACTGCGGCAGCTCGAGTCCCAGCCCGCTGCACGATAA
- a CDS encoding TetR/AcrR family transcriptional regulator has protein sequence MSPRKSAQSELTKEAILDAARELFVSQGYSSASMRKVAQALNCSHGALYYHFKNKAELFYGIAEQGFEKLNALLKEIMGRTGLSNEEKLFEILLGYIRFGLTHQKHYEVMFLIRDEELDCYMQEAPYESYRHFAEAVAALLSKPPAAQQIWSAFISLHGFVTHFSRSEAEFEETQGLARTHARFIIGGLEAAAKS, from the coding sequence ATGTCTCCAAGAAAATCTGCCCAGTCTGAGCTGACAAAAGAAGCAATCCTGGACGCCGCAAGAGAACTATTTGTATCACAAGGCTACAGCTCCGCCTCTATGAGGAAGGTGGCCCAGGCCCTGAACTGCAGCCATGGCGCCCTTTATTATCATTTTAAAAATAAAGCTGAGCTTTTCTACGGCATAGCGGAGCAAGGGTTTGAAAAATTAAATGCTCTGCTGAAGGAAATCATGGGCCGCACAGGGTTGTCGAATGAAGAAAAGCTGTTTGAGATCCTTCTCGGCTATATCCGTTTCGGATTGACCCATCAAAAGCATTATGAAGTGATGTTTCTGATCCGTGATGAAGAACTGGACTGCTATATGCAGGAAGCTCCTTATGAAAGCTACCGGCACTTTGCCGAAGCGGTTGCCGCCCTTCTTTCAAAGCCGCCTGCAGCCCAGCAAATCTGGTCCGCTTTTATTAGCCTGCACGGATTCGTCACCCACTTCAGCCGCTCAGAGGCTGAGTTTGAGGAAACACAAGGCCTTGCCCGCACACACGCGCGCTTTATCATTGGCGGATTAGAGGCTGCAGCTAAATCATAA
- a CDS encoding acyl-CoA thioesterase — MENKKFCRESFVVKTSIVLPPDTNNYGTLFGGRLMAYIDDVAAISAMRHARMNVLTASTDSVDFLHPIYESNSVCLESFVTYTGRSSMEIFVKVIAEDLITGERNVCAVSFLTFVAIDDQGKPTAVPQVVPETEEEKSLHESAKERLEIRKKRRKDSEARANKYGADLPWQRDRG; from the coding sequence ATGGAAAATAAAAAATTTTGCCGGGAGTCTTTTGTCGTAAAAACGAGCATTGTGCTCCCGCCGGATACAAATAATTATGGAACTTTATTTGGCGGCAGGCTGATGGCCTATATTGATGATGTTGCAGCCATCTCGGCTATGCGCCATGCCAGGATGAATGTGCTGACAGCTTCTACTGACTCTGTCGATTTCCTCCATCCGATCTATGAAAGCAATTCCGTCTGTCTGGAATCTTTCGTCACTTATACAGGAAGATCTTCAATGGAAATCTTCGTCAAGGTCATTGCCGAGGACCTGATCACAGGAGAGAGGAATGTCTGCGCCGTCTCATTCCTGACTTTTGTCGCAATAGATGATCAGGGCAAGCCGACTGCAGTGCCGCAGGTTGTCCCGGAAACAGAAGAAGAGAAAAGTCTTCATGAATCAGCCAAGGAGCGCCTCGAAATCCGCAAAAAACGCCGGAAAGACAGCGAAGCGCGAGCAAATAAATATGGTGCAGACCTTCCCTGGCAGCGGGACAGGGGATGA
- the tatA gene encoding twin-arginine translocase TatA/TatE family subunit, which yields MGFTNIGIPGLIIILVITLIIFGPKKLPEIGSAFGKTLSEFKKSANSLMNDDDEEDTAKKADLSKDKNQQI from the coding sequence ATGGGATTCACTAATATCGGCATTCCCGGCTTAATCATCATTCTCGTCATCACCCTGATCATCTTTGGACCGAAAAAACTGCCTGAAATCGGTTCAGCCTTCGGGAAGACTTTATCCGAGTTCAAGAAATCAGCCAACAGCCTGATGAATGATGACGATGAAGAAGACACAGCAAAAAAAGCGGATCTGTCCAAGGATAAGAACCAGCAGATCTAA
- a CDS encoding DUF3243 domain-containing protein gives MSEQNHMVNENGELNENNIEDTVSRISEDKAADILSSFDEFRGYLAERIELGKKIGLNEEQLAATAKKIAEYLAQNVDPQNREEKLLKELWKAGNDEEKEKLSHLLLKFADGAA, from the coding sequence ATGTCAGAACAAAACCATATGGTAAATGAGAATGGCGAACTGAACGAGAATAATATTGAGGATACTGTCAGCAGGATTTCAGAAGACAAGGCAGCGGATATCTTAAGCAGCTTTGACGAGTTCCGAGGCTACCTGGCGGAGCGGATCGAGCTTGGCAAGAAGATCGGTTTAAATGAAGAGCAGCTTGCCGCTACAGCAAAAAAGATCGCAGAATATCTTGCTCAAAATGTCGACCCGCAAAACCGCGAAGAAAAGCTGCTGAAGGAATTATGGAAAGCCGGAAATGATGAAGAAAAAGAGAAACTGTCACATCTGCTTTTGAAATTTGCGGATGGGGCTGCTTGA
- a CDS encoding magnesium transporter CorA family protein codes for MKYKLNDNKWAWHNFHTIDESLSLNEVHFEKSIKEWRDSSSDNDTNCLQMDTLIPGREHIRGSLIYQQTLEDQKDYNFFHFFLTRDFLITVNFKFDAIESVREDLLLKQMDDADNAIEGFFVFLGQILDSNLTKIDGYEKKLNDLLWKVKQRNSLSTFEEIYESRHELLVWKNLTVPFQELKIAAEEAFGDFAAEGRQYQRTAKRTDRALMLIREYQQEIATLVSIEEVVSAHRGNEIMKTLTVLTTLFTPITALGAIWGMNFKLMPELEWKWGYLFAIVLMIVSTIGIYMILRSKGWMGDILKGRKKNSFFK; via the coding sequence ATGAAGTATAAATTGAATGATAATAAATGGGCTTGGCATAATTTTCATACAATAGATGAATCACTGAGTTTGAATGAGGTACATTTTGAAAAATCGATCAAGGAGTGGAGGGACTCGTCGAGCGATAATGATACGAACTGCCTCCAAATGGATACACTGATCCCTGGCAGGGAGCATATCCGCGGCTCCCTGATCTACCAGCAGACGCTGGAGGACCAGAAGGATTACAATTTTTTTCATTTCTTTCTAACTCGTGATTTCTTAATTACCGTTAATTTTAAATTTGATGCGATTGAATCTGTCCGTGAGGATTTGCTCCTGAAGCAGATGGACGATGCGGATAACGCTATTGAAGGTTTTTTTGTCTTTTTGGGGCAGATACTGGACTCCAATTTAACGAAGATAGATGGTTATGAGAAAAAACTGAACGATCTTCTCTGGAAGGTCAAGCAAAGAAACAGCCTCAGCACCTTTGAGGAAATCTATGAATCCCGCCATGAGCTTCTTGTCTGGAAAAACCTGACGGTGCCTTTCCAGGAACTGAAAATTGCGGCAGAAGAGGCATTTGGCGATTTTGCAGCAGAAGGAAGGCAATATCAGCGGACCGCCAAGAGGACGGACCGGGCCCTGATGCTGATCAGGGAATACCAGCAGGAAATCGCGACACTAGTCAGTATCGAAGAAGTTGTTTCTGCCCACAGGGGAAATGAAATCATGAAGACACTCACCGTGCTTACAACCCTCTTTACACCAATAACCGCTCTCGGGGCAATCTGGGGAATGAACTTTAAGCTTATGCCGGAGCTGGAGTGGAAATGGGGTTATCTATTCGCCATCGTCCTCATGATTGTCTCCACCATCGGCATCTATATGATTCTGCGCAGCAAAGGCTGGATGGGCGATATTCTTAAAGGCAGGAAAAAGAATTCGTTTTTTAAATAA
- the tatC gene encoding twin-arginine translocase subunit TatC — protein MKTDEQTLVEHITDLRKAIIRSLIFFLACFILSFVFINKLLPLLSQEYKLVMLGPLDVVRLYTGIAGCISLGLSLPFIAYQLWIFVKPALTEKESKTTVMYLPAIFLSFAGGIAFGFYIIFPTVYRFLINLGNHHFDMMITAREYFSFMMMSTIPFGFLFEVPLMLMFLTTINIVTPKQLSSMRKYAYLVLAVVSALITPPDLFSQMIVLIPLIGLYEVGILLSKLSFRKILRQEAALQATEV, from the coding sequence ATGAAAACCGATGAGCAAACACTTGTTGAACATATAACCGATCTCAGGAAAGCAATCATCCGGTCACTGATCTTTTTTCTAGCCTGCTTTATCTTGTCGTTCGTGTTCATTAACAAGCTGCTCCCCCTCCTTTCCCAGGAATATAAGCTGGTCATGCTGGGGCCGCTGGATGTGGTGAGGCTGTACACCGGGATTGCCGGCTGCATCAGCCTCGGCCTCTCCCTCCCTTTCATCGCTTACCAGCTGTGGATCTTTGTGAAGCCGGCATTGACTGAGAAAGAAAGCAAAACCACAGTCATGTACCTTCCTGCCATCTTTTTAAGCTTCGCCGGAGGCATTGCATTCGGGTTTTACATCATCTTCCCTACCGTCTACCGGTTTCTGATCAATTTGGGCAATCATCATTTTGATATGATGATCACAGCGAGGGAATATTTTTCATTCATGATGATGTCCACCATTCCATTCGGCTTCCTGTTCGAGGTACCGCTGATGCTGATGTTCCTGACAACCATCAATATCGTCACACCAAAGCAGTTAAGCTCGATGCGCAAGTATGCCTATCTCGTACTTGCAGTCGTTTCTGCCTTGATTACACCGCCTGATCTGTTTTCGCAGATGATCGTCCTCATTCCGCTGATCGGATTATATGAAGTCGGCATCCTGCTGTCAAAGCTGTCATTCCGCAAAATCCTCAGGCAGGAAGCAGCACTGCAGGCAACAGAGGTTTAA
- a CDS encoding cation diffusion facilitator family transporter, translating to MEEQKYKDLKLGERGAIISIIAYICLSVLKLAVGYISDSAALKADGLNNTTDIIASIAVLIGLKISQRPPDQNHGYGHWKSETIASMVASFIMAAVGLQVLIDGAASIFDGGKETPPDIIAAYTGIFSALAMYFVYRYNKRLADKIKSKAVMAAAKDNLSDAWVSIGTAIGIFGSQLKMPWLDTVTAIIVGLLICKTAWDIFIQASHDLSDGFDENLLLKYSDEILKVSGVKGIKAIKGRNYGNNEVLDVVILVNSTLDIRQAHDIATHVEKVLMKDHGVYDVHVHVEPN from the coding sequence ATGGAAGAACAAAAGTATAAGGATCTGAAGCTTGGGGAGCGCGGGGCCATCATAAGCATCATCGCTTACATATGCCTTTCGGTCCTTAAGCTCGCAGTAGGATATATAAGTGACTCGGCTGCCCTGAAGGCAGACGGTTTAAATAATACAACGGATATTATCGCATCTATCGCAGTATTGATCGGACTGAAGATATCGCAGCGGCCGCCTGACCAGAATCATGGCTATGGTCATTGGAAGAGCGAGACGATCGCCTCCATGGTTGCTTCGTTCATCATGGCTGCTGTCGGACTGCAGGTGTTAATAGATGGAGCAGCTTCCATTTTTGATGGGGGGAAGGAAACGCCGCCTGATATCATCGCGGCCTATACAGGCATCTTTTCAGCGCTAGCCATGTATTTTGTCTACCGGTATAATAAGCGGCTGGCTGATAAAATTAAAAGCAAAGCCGTCATGGCTGCGGCGAAGGATAATTTATCCGATGCCTGGGTGAGTATCGGTACGGCCATCGGGATCTTTGGTTCGCAATTGAAAATGCCCTGGCTTGATACCGTAACAGCCATCATTGTCGGGCTGCTGATCTGCAAGACTGCCTGGGATATATTCATACAGGCCTCACATGACCTTTCCGACGGATTTGATGAAAATTTGCTCCTCAAATACAGCGACGAAATCCTGAAGGTGTCCGGCGTAAAGGGCATTAAAGCAATCAAGGGAAGGAATTACGGCAATAATGAAGTATTGGATGTAGTCATCCTGGTCAATTCAACCCTGGATATCAGGCAAGCGCATGATATCGCCACACATGTGGAAAAAGTGCTGATGAAGGATCACGGGGTTTACGATGTCCATGTTCATGTGGAGCCTAATTAA
- a CDS encoding GNAT family N-acetyltransferase: protein MEVIIKASTEHIESILNLRILLLKELGELASPKEEDILSAATRDYLQVALANGEFISYLAERDGKMAASSGIAIFRRPPYPGNIKGVEAYILNMYTLPEFRGLGIGKRLLQECLDECRARGVKRVWLHASQDGEPLYRKAGFTGNKGELELLL from the coding sequence TTGGAAGTTATCATAAAGGCTTCAACTGAGCATATTGAGAGTATCTTAAATTTAAGGATTCTTCTCTTAAAAGAGCTGGGTGAGCTGGCATCGCCTAAAGAGGAAGACATACTTTCCGCGGCAACAAGGGATTATCTTCAAGTAGCTTTAGCTAACGGGGAATTTATCTCTTATCTCGCGGAGAGAGATGGAAAAATGGCAGCCTCCAGCGGGATTGCTATTTTCCGAAGGCCTCCTTATCCGGGGAACATTAAAGGAGTGGAAGCTTATATTCTGAACATGTATACACTGCCGGAATTCCGCGGACTTGGCATTGGGAAGAGGCTTTTGCAGGAATGTTTGGATGAATGCAGGGCCAGGGGAGTCAAGAGGGTTTGGCTCCATGCTTCCCAGGACGGCGAGCCGCTCTACAGAAAAGCTGGCTTCACTGGAAATAAAGGAGAATTGGAGCTGCTGCTCTAA
- a CDS encoding DUF4367 domain-containing protein produces the protein MNKRGILVLVVLLLAAAGGGWTYARGNMHEYDYTQETKQLKREKLPMAIKLPERMPFPDMKVWETYSDGVGQVEMAFMNKNKNTVELVIKKEEFEYQEGLKQEEVRIGDLEGLFIPDDGDKRILYWEDEGIHYQITYIPLLTPGEVSRTQMIKMAESFN, from the coding sequence TTGAATAAACGGGGAATTTTAGTTCTTGTTGTTCTTTTATTGGCAGCAGCGGGCGGCGGCTGGACGTATGCAAGGGGAAATATGCATGAATATGACTACACACAGGAAACGAAGCAGCTAAAAAGGGAAAAGCTGCCGATGGCAATCAAGCTGCCGGAAAGAATGCCTTTCCCTGACATGAAAGTATGGGAAACCTATTCAGACGGTGTTGGCCAGGTGGAAATGGCTTTTATGAATAAAAACAAAAACACCGTGGAGCTGGTCATTAAAAAAGAAGAATTTGAGTACCAGGAAGGGTTAAAGCAGGAAGAGGTCCGAATCGGAGACCTGGAAGGCTTATTTATTCCAGATGATGGCGATAAAAGGATTCTGTACTGGGAGGATGAAGGCATCCACTATCAAATTACATATATACCATTATTGACGCCTGGCGAAGTCAGCCGAACCCAGATGATCAAGATGGCAGAGTCTTTTAATTAA